A genomic segment from Acidimicrobiales bacterium encodes:
- the secF gene encoding protein translocase subunit SecF gives MTNATHERGLWTRLYHGETRINFLNASKWFFLASGIIIVLGLLSLTFNGLNRGIEFRGGTSWEIPAHKLTVAKARSTLPAALRDAKVQQLGSGAIRIEADPKSTEAADKITVDLAKAAHVQERQISVNSVGPTWGKEITAKAQRALEWFLVLVGIFIAVRFSEWKMAVTILIALVHDILITVGVYSLFKLEVTPPTVIAILTILGYSIYDGIVVFDKVEENTKPLAVSGRMTYTDMVNVSLNQTLMRSVNTTLTAVMPILSLLVIGAFILGATTLEEFAIALLIGLASGAYSSIFIASPILAWLKEREPRFAAVRDRLARGVGGGGPLVPGVATVGAAGSGYRDRDTGGAAPLVPGQVLTGEGASRPASAPITARARKKGRRR, from the coding sequence ATGACGAACGCAACGCACGAACGAGGCCTCTGGACCCGCCTGTACCACGGCGAAACGCGCATCAACTTCCTCAACGCGAGCAAGTGGTTCTTCCTCGCCTCGGGGATCATCATCGTGCTCGGACTGTTGAGCCTCACCTTCAACGGGCTCAACCGCGGTATCGAGTTCCGCGGCGGCACGTCGTGGGAGATACCGGCCCACAAGCTGACGGTGGCCAAGGCGCGCTCGACGCTGCCTGCGGCGCTGCGCGACGCCAAGGTGCAGCAGCTCGGCAGCGGCGCCATCCGCATCGAAGCCGATCCCAAGAGCACGGAGGCGGCGGACAAGATCACCGTCGATCTCGCCAAGGCGGCGCACGTGCAGGAGCGCCAGATCAGCGTCAACTCCGTCGGGCCGACGTGGGGCAAGGAGATCACGGCCAAGGCGCAGCGCGCCCTCGAGTGGTTCCTCGTGCTGGTCGGCATCTTCATTGCCGTGCGCTTCAGCGAGTGGAAGATGGCCGTGACGATTCTCATCGCCCTGGTGCACGACATCCTGATCACCGTTGGCGTGTACTCGCTGTTCAAACTCGAGGTGACGCCGCCGACGGTCATCGCCATCCTGACGATCCTCGGCTATTCGATCTACGACGGCATCGTCGTGTTCGACAAGGTCGAAGAGAACACCAAACCACTCGCGGTGAGCGGGCGCATGACCTACACCGACATGGTCAACGTGTCGCTCAACCAGACGCTGATGCGGTCGGTCAACACGACGCTCACCGCGGTCATGCCGATCCTGTCGCTCTTGGTGATCGGCGCCTTCATCCTCGGCGCCACCACCCTCGAGGAATTCGCCATCGCGCTCCTCATCGGTCTGGCGTCGGGCGCCTACTCGTCGATCTTCATCGCGTCGCCGATCCTGGCGTGGCTGAAAGAGCGTGAGCCGCGCTTCGCCGCCGTGCGAGACCGACTGGCGCGCGGCGTCGGCGGCGGCGGTCCGCTCGTGCCCGGCGTGGCGACCGTGGGCGCGGCGGGCAGTGGTTACCGCGACCGCGATACCGGGGGCGCCGCACCGCTCGTGCCCGGCCAGGTGCTGACCGGCGAGGGTGCGTCGCGTCCGGCTTCCGCGCCCATCACCGCCCGGGCGCGGAAGAAGGGTCGTCGGCGCTAG
- a CDS encoding adenine phosphoribosyltransferase, translating into MSSDFGWLKNHITEVPDFPRPGVDFKDITPLFADPDAFRFAVDALADHVAGDQVDYVVGIEARGFVTAAPVAYRLGAGLVVVRKEGKLPRVVERTMYALEYGDGVLEVHADAIPTDARVLIVDDVLATGGTAVAAVELVERLGGIVVGLGFLAELAFLHGRDRLAGRDVTTLVTYE; encoded by the coding sequence ATGTCGTCGGACTTCGGTTGGTTGAAGAACCACATCACAGAGGTCCCTGACTTCCCACGGCCGGGCGTCGACTTCAAAGACATCACGCCGCTGTTCGCGGATCCCGACGCCTTCCGCTTCGCGGTGGACGCCCTCGCCGATCACGTCGCCGGCGACCAGGTCGACTACGTCGTGGGCATCGAAGCGCGCGGCTTCGTCACGGCCGCGCCCGTCGCCTACCGCCTCGGTGCCGGACTGGTGGTCGTGCGGAAGGAAGGCAAGCTGCCGCGGGTCGTCGAACGCACGATGTACGCGCTCGAGTACGGCGACGGTGTGCTCGAGGTCCACGCCGATGCGATCCCCACGGACGCGCGCGTGCTCATCGTGGACGACGTACTCGCCACCGGCGGCACGGCGGTGGCGGCCGTCGAACTGGTCGAGCGACTCGGTGGCATCGTCGTCGGCCTCGGGTTCCTCGCCGAGTTGGCGTTCCTGCACGGGCGGGACCGCCTCGCCGGTCGCGACGTCACGACCCTGGTCACCTACGAGTAG
- a CDS encoding bifunctional (p)ppGpp synthetase/guanosine-3',5'-bis(diphosphate) 3'-pyrophosphohydrolase: MATVDKVLPWRRTAASDSIVAPVVDAYRQRHSKGDAALILRAYDSAAEAHREQTRQSGEAYIHHPVAVANIVAGLGLDDITIAAALLHDAVEDTSLTLNDVADRFGSVVAAVVDGVTKLDRVAFDSKEAQQAATMRKMLVAMAKDWRVLIIKLADRLHNMRTVAAMPVWKQRRTAQETLDIYAPLAHRLGIQELRWQLEDLSFAVLHPKLYAEIDHMVAVRSPEREAYLTGVLDTAREHLERLGVEATVTGRPKNLYSIYEKMVIKGKEFNEIYDLVGIRVLVESQKDCYAAIGAIHATWPPLPGRVKDYIATPKFNLYQSLHTTVVGPGGKPLEVQIRTHDMHRRAEFGIAAHWGYKEKATPQDIAWVQRFVDWQQDTTDPAEFLETLKLDLDTDEVYVFTPKGDIMTLPIGSVPVDFAYAVHTEVGHRCIGARVNGRLARLDSKLSSGDTVEVITSKLPTAGPSRDWLDQVASPRARNKIRQWFSRERRDDAIDNGRDELFKAMRREGLPVQKLSNSPMLPTIAVEIGHADLDALYAAIGENHVSAHSVAQRIARELRGGDHEEQLPTTARQERRSARKRHPAGVYVEGLDDVMVRLSKCCTPVPGDAILGFVTRGRGVSVHRVDCANAASLTAMADSGESRLIEVEWDRESPGVFMVSIEVLALDRTRLLLDVSRVLSEHHINILGSATGAGADRLSRMRFDIELADPSHLETLLSAIKRIDSVYDAYRALPGRN; encoded by the coding sequence ATGGCGACGGTCGACAAGGTCCTGCCGTGGCGGCGCACCGCCGCGTCCGACTCGATCGTGGCGCCCGTCGTCGACGCCTACCGCCAGCGCCACAGCAAGGGCGACGCCGCCCTGATCCTGCGGGCGTACGACAGCGCGGCCGAAGCGCACCGTGAACAGACGCGACAGTCGGGCGAGGCCTACATCCACCATCCGGTGGCCGTGGCCAACATCGTGGCCGGCCTCGGGCTCGACGACATCACCATCGCCGCCGCGCTGCTGCACGACGCGGTCGAGGACACGTCGCTCACGCTCAACGACGTCGCCGACCGATTCGGCAGCGTGGTGGCGGCCGTGGTCGACGGCGTCACCAAACTGGACCGGGTCGCCTTCGACTCCAAGGAGGCGCAGCAGGCCGCCACGATGCGCAAGATGCTCGTGGCGATGGCGAAGGACTGGCGCGTCCTCATCATCAAGCTCGCCGACCGGCTGCACAACATGCGCACCGTGGCCGCCATGCCGGTGTGGAAGCAGCGCCGCACCGCGCAGGAGACGCTCGACATCTACGCGCCGCTGGCGCACCGCCTCGGGATCCAGGAACTGCGCTGGCAGCTCGAGGACCTGTCCTTCGCCGTGCTGCACCCGAAGCTGTACGCCGAGATCGACCACATGGTGGCGGTGCGCTCGCCTGAGCGCGAGGCGTATCTGACCGGCGTGCTCGACACCGCCCGCGAACACCTCGAACGCCTCGGGGTCGAAGCCACCGTCACCGGTCGCCCGAAGAACCTGTACTCGATCTACGAGAAAATGGTGATCAAGGGCAAGGAGTTCAACGAGATCTACGACCTCGTCGGCATCCGCGTGCTCGTCGAGTCGCAGAAGGACTGCTACGCCGCCATCGGTGCCATTCACGCCACGTGGCCGCCGCTGCCCGGGCGCGTGAAGGACTACATCGCCACGCCGAAGTTCAACCTGTATCAGTCGCTGCACACGACCGTCGTCGGCCCGGGCGGCAAGCCCCTGGAAGTGCAGATCCGCACCCACGACATGCACCGGCGCGCCGAGTTCGGCATCGCCGCGCACTGGGGCTACAAGGAGAAGGCAACGCCCCAGGACATCGCCTGGGTACAGCGCTTCGTCGACTGGCAGCAGGACACCACCGACCCAGCCGAGTTCCTCGAGACGCTCAAACTCGACCTCGACACCGACGAGGTCTACGTCTTCACTCCCAAGGGCGACATCATGACGTTGCCGATCGGCTCAGTACCGGTCGACTTCGCGTACGCGGTGCACACCGAGGTCGGTCACCGCTGCATCGGTGCGCGCGTCAACGGGCGTCTGGCACGCCTCGACTCGAAGCTGTCGTCGGGCGACACCGTCGAGGTCATCACCTCGAAACTGCCGACCGCGGGCCCGTCGCGCGACTGGCTCGACCAGGTAGCGTCGCCGCGGGCGCGCAACAAGATCCGCCAGTGGTTCAGCCGGGAGCGCCGCGACGACGCCATCGACAATGGTCGTGACGAGTTGTTCAAGGCGATGCGACGCGAGGGCTTGCCCGTCCAGAAGCTGTCGAACTCGCCGATGTTGCCGACCATCGCCGTCGAGATCGGTCACGCCGACCTCGACGCGCTGTACGCCGCGATCGGCGAGAACCACGTCTCGGCGCACTCCGTCGCCCAACGCATCGCCCGTGAGTTGCGCGGCGGCGATCACGAAGAGCAACTGCCGACCACGGCGCGCCAGGAGCGGCGCAGCGCCCGCAAGCGGCACCCGGCCGGCGTCTACGTCGAAGGGCTCGACGACGTCATGGTGCGGCTCTCGAAGTGCTGCACGCCGGTGCCGGGCGACGCCATCTTGGGCTTTGTGACACGGGGCCGCGGCGTGTCGGTCCACCGCGTCGACTGCGCCAACGCGGCGTCGCTGACGGCGATGGCCGACTCCGGGGAGTCGCGGCTGATCGAAGTCGAGTGGGACCGCGAGTCGCCGGGCGTGTTCATGGTGTCGATCGAGGTATTGGCCCTCGACCGCACCCGCCTGCTGCTCGACGTGTCGCGGGTGCTGTCCGAGCACCACATCAACATCCTCGGCTCGGCGACGGGCGCCGGCGCCGACCGCTTGTCGCGCATGCGCTTCGACATCGAACTCGCCGACCCGTCGCACCTCGAGACGCTCCTGTCGGCCATCAAGCGCATCGACTCCGTCTACGACGCCTACCGCGCGCTGCCCGGAAGGAACTAA
- the hisS gene encoding histidine--tRNA ligase gives MAGQYKAPKGTFDVLGPESARYEALIALFATMAHRYGFELLVQPMFEDVGVFQRIGGSTDVVRKEMYDFEDKGGRHIALRPEGTAQAARAYLEYHPTPPWKVWYTGPKFRYDRPQKGRYRQHHEVGVEAIGTSDADVDVEVISLACDFYAALGLTRLKLRLTSLGDSVCRPAYRAELEAFLEARRDQLCPEHRDRISENPMRVLDCKRDDCIAATKDAPHMVDRLCEPCTEHFARVRAGLDAAGIAYVLDPSLVRGLDYYTRTTFEFEAEALESAQNAAGGGGRYDGLIEQLGGQPTPGIGFGLGIERILIACDAEGAFATPTERLDVFVIDTTGGDAARDIARELRLAGLRVDRAFDNRSFKSQMTAALRSGARLAIVVEDTGITIRTLMQKGEPVSVERANLVASLNERLSS, from the coding sequence ATGGCCGGTCAGTACAAAGCTCCGAAGGGGACCTTCGACGTCCTCGGCCCCGAGTCGGCCCGCTACGAGGCGCTCATCGCGCTGTTCGCCACTATGGCGCACCGGTACGGATTTGAGTTGCTCGTGCAGCCCATGTTCGAGGACGTGGGCGTGTTCCAGCGCATCGGTGGCTCGACCGACGTCGTGCGCAAGGAGATGTACGACTTCGAGGACAAGGGCGGCCGCCACATCGCCCTGCGCCCCGAAGGCACGGCGCAGGCGGCGCGCGCCTATCTCGAGTACCACCCCACGCCGCCGTGGAAGGTCTGGTACACCGGCCCGAAGTTCCGCTACGACCGCCCGCAGAAGGGGCGGTACCGCCAGCACCACGAGGTCGGTGTCGAAGCCATCGGCACCAGCGACGCCGACGTCGACGTCGAGGTCATCTCGCTGGCGTGCGACTTCTACGCCGCCCTCGGCCTCACGCGTCTCAAGCTACGCCTGACCTCGCTCGGCGACAGCGTCTGCCGGCCGGCGTACCGTGCCGAGCTCGAGGCGTTCCTCGAAGCCCGCCGCGACCAGCTGTGTCCCGAACATCGCGACCGCATCAGTGAGAACCCGATGCGGGTGCTCGACTGCAAACGCGACGACTGCATCGCCGCCACCAAGGACGCGCCCCACATGGTCGACCGGTTGTGCGAGCCCTGCACCGAGCACTTCGCGCGGGTCAGGGCCGGCCTCGACGCCGCCGGCATCGCGTATGTGCTCGACCCGTCGCTGGTGCGCGGCCTCGACTACTACACGCGCACGACCTTCGAGTTCGAAGCCGAGGCCCTCGAGTCGGCCCAGAACGCCGCCGGCGGCGGGGGCCGTTACGACGGGCTGATCGAGCAGCTCGGTGGTCAGCCGACGCCGGGCATCGGCTTCGGGCTCGGCATCGAGCGCATCCTCATCGCCTGCGACGCCGAAGGCGCCTTCGCCACCCCGACTGAGCGCCTCGACGTGTTCGTCATCGACACGACAGGAGGCGACGCCGCGCGCGACATCGCCCGCGAGTTGCGCCTCGCCGGTCTGCGCGTCGACCGCGCTTTCGACAACCGGTCGTTCAAGTCGCAGATGACCGCGGCGTTGCGGTCGGGGGCGCGCCTCGCAATCGTCGTCGAAGACACCGGCATCACCATCCGCACGCTGATGCAAAAGGGTGAGCCCGTCAGCGTCGAGCGTGCGAACCTTGTTGCTTCCCTCAATGAAAGGTTGTCCTCGTGA
- the aspS gene encoding aspartate--tRNA ligase, translated as MTLRTDYCGALRSSDIGRTVTVCGWVARRREHGEHLAFVDVRDYTGVVQCVVDGAHDLRNEYVVAVTGVVRARPEGTVNDNLPTGEVEIGDCSVEVLNTAEPPPFPLDGRVDTDETIRLRYRYVDLRTERMQKNLRVRAKVNSAVRRAMEEQDFLEIETPMLIASTPEGARDFVVPSRLQPGTFYVLPQSPQLFKQLSMVGGCDKYFQIARCLRDEDLRADRQFEFMQLDLEMSFAEQQDVLAATSRAVAAAVKAVTGEDLGTIETMTWLDAMERFGSDKPDLRFGMELVELTDVFAATEFNAFKAPCVKGIKVDGGAEFTRNRLDDLTDMAKRYGAKGLVWMRVTDDGLDSPVAKFLSADEIGALRTEMKAQTGDLLLLVADERPKVRHVLGLLRVELGRPPVTEGGLHFTWIVDFPLFEGIDDDGRPVAAHHLFTMPNLEDLDNLESDPLAVRAQSYDLVLNGWELGSGSVRIHRPDIQQRVFDAVGIMQEEAQRRFGFLLDAFRYGAPPHAGFAFGLDRLVAILAGEENIREVIAFPKTQSGLDLLTGAPTPIENAQLTELQLRHMPPPK; from the coding sequence GTGACCCTCCGTACCGACTACTGCGGGGCCCTGCGCTCCAGTGACATCGGGCGGACCGTCACGGTCTGCGGTTGGGTGGCTCGTCGGCGTGAGCACGGCGAGCACCTGGCGTTCGTCGACGTGCGTGACTACACCGGCGTGGTGCAGTGCGTGGTCGACGGCGCCCACGACTTGCGCAACGAGTACGTCGTCGCCGTGACCGGGGTTGTCCGCGCTCGCCCGGAGGGCACGGTCAACGACAATCTGCCGACGGGAGAGGTCGAGATCGGCGACTGTAGTGTCGAGGTGCTGAACACCGCCGAGCCGCCGCCGTTCCCGCTCGACGGGCGCGTCGACACGGACGAGACCATCCGTCTCCGTTACCGCTACGTCGACCTGCGCACCGAGCGCATGCAGAAGAACCTGCGCGTCCGGGCCAAGGTCAACAGCGCGGTGCGCCGTGCCATGGAGGAGCAGGACTTCCTCGAGATCGAGACGCCCATGCTCATCGCGTCGACGCCCGAAGGGGCGCGCGACTTCGTGGTCCCGTCGCGCCTCCAGCCCGGCACGTTCTACGTGCTGCCGCAGAGCCCGCAGCTGTTCAAGCAGCTGTCGATGGTCGGTGGCTGCGACAAGTACTTCCAGATCGCCCGCTGCCTGCGCGACGAAGACCTGCGCGCCGACCGTCAGTTCGAGTTCATGCAGCTCGACTTGGAGATGAGCTTCGCCGAGCAGCAGGACGTCCTCGCGGCCACCTCGCGCGCGGTCGCCGCCGCGGTCAAGGCGGTCACCGGCGAAGACCTCGGCACCATCGAAACGATGACGTGGCTCGACGCCATGGAGCGTTTCGGATCCGACAAGCCCGACCTGCGCTTCGGCATGGAACTCGTCGAGCTGACCGACGTCTTTGCTGCGACCGAGTTCAACGCGTTCAAGGCGCCCTGCGTCAAGGGCATCAAGGTCGACGGCGGCGCGGAGTTCACCCGCAACCGGCTCGACGACCTCACCGACATGGCCAAGCGCTACGGCGCCAAGGGTCTCGTGTGGATGCGCGTGACCGACGACGGCCTCGACTCGCCCGTCGCCAAGTTCCTCTCCGCCGACGAGATCGGCGCGCTGCGCACCGAGATGAAGGCCCAGACCGGTGACCTGCTCCTGCTGGTGGCCGACGAGCGCCCGAAGGTGCGCCACGTCCTCGGCCTCCTGCGCGTCGAACTCGGCCGCCCCCCGGTCACCGAAGGCGGCCTCCACTTCACCTGGATCGTCGACTTCCCGCTGTTCGAAGGCATCGACGACGACGGCCGGCCCGTCGCCGCCCACCACCTCTTCACGATGCCCAACCTCGAGGACCTCGACAACCTCGAGAGCGATCCGTTGGCGGTGCGTGCCCAGTCCTATGACCTCGTGCTCAACGGCTGGGAGCTGGGTTCGGGTTCGGTGCGAATCCACCGCCCCGACATCCAGCAGCGCGTGTTCGACGCCGTGGGCATCATGCAAGAGGAGGCGCAGCGGCGCTTCGGGTTCTTGCTCGACGCGTTCAGGTACGGCGCCCCGCCCCACGCCGGCTTCGCCTTCGGCCTCGACCGCCTCGTCGCCATCCTCGCCGGCGAGGAGAACATTCGCGAGGTCATCGCCTTCCCCAAGACGCAATCGGGCCTCGACCTGCTCACCGGCGCGCCCACGCCGATCGAGAACGCCCAGCTGACGGAGCTTCAGCTGCGGCACATGCCGCCACCGAAGTAA
- a CDS encoding replication-associated recombination protein A, with protein sequence MRRQAPLADRLRPTTLDEIVGQEHLLGPGRPLRTLVESDRLSSIILWGPPGTGKTTLARVIASVTNRAFVPLSAVTAGVKDVRDTVDGARQRLAEGGRPTILFLDEVHRFNKAQQDALLPSVEDGTLTLIGATTENPYFEVNAPLLSRSTLFRLEPLGDDSMHKLAQRALDSEGATADDDAVAHLINLVDGDGRALLTSLEVAIVLAGPDKHVTLEHAEAARGARALRYERDDHYDVISAFIKSIRGSDPDAGLYWLARMITAGEDPRFIARRLVILASEDVGMADPMALLVATAAAHAVEFVGFPEAQLNLAQAVVHLATAPKSNRSALGIWSALDDVAARPAGPVPAHLRDSHYRSASRIGHGVGYEYPHDDPRGWVPQEYRPDEVAGRTYYEPSEHGFEAEVKDRQQRRRGS encoded by the coding sequence TTGCGACGGCAGGCGCCGCTGGCCGACCGGCTGCGGCCGACCACGCTCGACGAGATCGTGGGCCAGGAACACCTGCTCGGGCCCGGGCGACCCCTGCGCACGCTGGTCGAGTCGGACCGGCTGAGCTCGATCATCCTCTGGGGTCCACCGGGCACCGGCAAGACGACGCTGGCGCGGGTCATCGCCAGCGTCACCAACCGCGCCTTCGTGCCGCTGAGCGCGGTGACCGCCGGCGTGAAGGACGTGCGCGACACCGTCGACGGGGCGCGCCAGCGCCTGGCGGAGGGTGGCCGGCCGACGATCCTGTTCCTCGACGAGGTGCACCGCTTCAACAAGGCGCAGCAGGACGCCTTGCTGCCCTCGGTGGAGGACGGCACGCTCACGCTGATCGGCGCCACGACCGAGAACCCGTACTTCGAGGTGAACGCGCCGCTGCTATCGCGCTCGACGTTGTTCCGCCTCGAACCGCTGGGCGACGACTCGATGCACAAGCTGGCGCAGCGCGCCCTCGACAGCGAAGGCGCCACCGCCGACGACGACGCCGTCGCCCACCTCATCAACCTCGTCGACGGCGACGGCCGCGCCCTGCTTACGTCGCTCGAAGTGGCGATTGTCCTCGCGGGTCCCGACAAGCACGTCACGCTCGAGCACGCCGAGGCGGCCCGTGGCGCCCGCGCCCTGCGCTACGAGCGCGACGACCACTACGACGTCATCTCGGCGTTCATCAAGTCGATCCGCGGCAGCGATCCCGACGCCGGTCTCTACTGGCTGGCGCGCATGATCACCGCGGGGGAGGATCCGCGCTTCATCGCCCGCCGCCTCGTCATCCTCGCCAGCGAAGACGTCGGCATGGCCGACCCGATGGCGCTCCTGGTGGCGACGGCCGCCGCGCACGCCGTCGAGTTCGTCGGCTTCCCCGAAGCGCAGCTGAACCTGGCCCAGGCGGTCGTGCACTTGGCCACCGCGCCCAAGAGCAACCGCAGCGCCCTCGGGATCTGGAGCGCACTCGACGACGTGGCGGCGCGTCCCGCCGGTCCCGTGCCCGCGCACCTGCGCGACTCGCACTACCGCAGCGCCAGCCGCATCGGCCACGGCGTGGGCTACGAGTATCCACACGACGACCCGCGCGGATGGGTGCCCCAGGAGTACCGCCCCGACGAAGTTGCGGGGCGGACGTACTACGAGCCGTCCGAGCACGGCTTCGAGGCCGAGGTGAAGGACCGCCAACAGCGCCGCCGCGGCTCCTAG